A single window of Rubripirellula lacrimiformis DNA harbors:
- a CDS encoding tetratricopeptide repeat protein → MKTLLSSLVACAFVTSMIGGSSAQGQSAVLSEFYGQGVHAYYAGRTTEAYDLLSLAINNGIDDPRAYYFRGIVAHNSGRPYEAESDWQLGADLEASGKGSRYIGRSLSRYQGAGRLKLEEIRQKSKLQYLAESAARSRQRYGEIGAAPGVTSPAPAATQPRAGVTPPPAPPIADSDPFADDLGTPKVENEDALADAMNDPMIDSGAPAAGDSPAGAPASDPFSTGGDSGADPFGGGGAMDSDPFGGGGAGADPFGDDPFGS, encoded by the coding sequence ATGAAAACCTTACTATCAAGCCTGGTCGCATGTGCCTTCGTCACCAGCATGATCGGTGGCTCATCGGCTCAGGGACAAAGTGCCGTTCTGTCAGAATTCTACGGACAGGGCGTTCACGCCTACTATGCCGGTCGCACGACCGAGGCCTACGACCTGCTGTCGTTGGCGATCAATAACGGGATCGATGATCCACGGGCGTATTACTTTCGCGGTATCGTCGCCCACAATTCCGGTCGCCCTTACGAGGCCGAATCGGACTGGCAATTGGGTGCGGATCTGGAAGCGAGCGGAAAGGGCAGCCGTTACATCGGCCGATCCCTTTCGCGTTATCAGGGCGCCGGGCGACTGAAGCTAGAAGAAATTCGTCAGAAATCGAAGTTGCAGTATCTGGCTGAATCCGCAGCCCGATCGCGCCAACGATACGGCGAAATCGGTGCCGCCCCAGGCGTCACTTCACCAGCACCTGCGGCGACTCAACCACGTGCCGGTGTCACACCACCTCCGGCGCCCCCGATCGCTGATTCAGACCCCTTTGCCGATGACCTGGGCACGCCCAAAGTCGAAAACGAAGACGCATTGGCCGACGCGATGAACGATCCGATGATCGACAGCGGTGCACCTGCCGCCGGTGATTCACCAGCTGGCGCACCTGCTTCAGACCCCTTCTCGACCGGTGGCGACAGCGGCGCCGACCCATTCGGTGGCGGTGGTGCAATGGACAGCGACCCGTTCGGTGGCGGCGGTGCCGGCGCAGACCCGTTTGGCGACGATCCATTCGGCAGCTAG
- a CDS encoding coiled-coil domain-containing protein has product MTALFDLPFVSAIFFVLAGILIGHLLWFHDRTGDHEKINGLENRYFKARGSVRQRKRELTKLQKDNQSASTELETLREQYEKLQKQNEDHRSAALQAGDELSRLRSERDQSDQKYESEQKRSETVVSQLQEALQLKTAAENESLERNTQFTQLQASHRELEVEIESLRSRLETNDKSSSNYLQTIDALKRQVGEHGQTIVQLEQAKSQSAAEVERLQSLLDSRTDQADSGQQAIASLNEQIEQLNHQIADLQQQSLDREDVIKRFEQAQIAHEAEIEQLTETLDAQASATDQSASQNAKLIAELRQETETLRLASEAAEQSLKETQSDLVARCEDLDTLRIERDEFARKTTERDQRIEELDEQLQIAASAQAERDELATDLEAAASTLAQQRELLSSREAEIERLKSQFNELQDQHSMITDQATHISSERETLTKAIAERDDFIGKLKTQFNTLEDQFNELQDQHSLVTDQASHISSERETLTKAIAERDDFIGKLKAQVDELSPLRDELSQIAIVLGEQKTVNQQRVEQIGDQKNEIDRQRGELETLRSQLESMAELQQELDQHRPLRAELDKMSQQHSAESERAAQLEQQLTQQLAEIEKLRTDTQLLDDTKQQLAAAQQKLAQTSEQVNQIVSQRDSLAQSRDELETLVTDLRAQLTAHADQLKKAEATMTSYADQLKKADAQMAAQAEQLKRADELMSSQDQQLQKADATMMSQAEQLQKADAAIAAQKAQHTLSFTQLKQQMQSQSETVEDVRKQLQTKTQQHEAAVADLAKLNQTLDAQRSNITKLASQVKAAQQLRPQNQAMQERIDDLMDHLKRVSAEHEDSLEANAKALGRIRDLENDLHDHASKIRDLRRERGSIAGLDQSNEGPQIRRAA; this is encoded by the coding sequence ATGACTGCCCTGTTTGATTTGCCTTTTGTTTCCGCCATTTTCTTCGTCCTTGCGGGCATCCTGATCGGCCATTTGCTTTGGTTCCACGACCGCACCGGGGATCACGAGAAGATCAATGGCCTGGAAAACCGCTATTTCAAGGCGCGTGGATCGGTACGGCAACGAAAACGCGAGCTCACGAAGCTACAAAAGGACAACCAATCGGCATCGACCGAATTGGAAACTCTGCGCGAACAGTACGAAAAACTGCAAAAGCAGAACGAAGACCATCGCAGCGCGGCGTTGCAAGCAGGCGACGAACTGTCACGTCTACGCAGCGAGCGTGATCAGTCGGATCAAAAGTACGAAAGCGAACAGAAACGCAGCGAAACCGTCGTCAGCCAGTTGCAAGAAGCGTTGCAACTGAAGACGGCCGCCGAAAACGAATCGCTGGAACGAAACACCCAGTTCACTCAACTGCAAGCCAGCCATCGTGAACTAGAAGTCGAGATCGAAAGTCTGCGATCGCGTTTGGAAACCAACGACAAGTCGTCGTCGAACTACCTGCAAACCATCGACGCATTGAAGCGACAGGTCGGCGAACACGGCCAAACCATCGTGCAGCTAGAACAGGCCAAATCGCAATCTGCAGCCGAAGTGGAACGCCTGCAATCGCTGCTGGATTCCCGCACCGACCAAGCCGATTCGGGTCAGCAAGCGATCGCCAGTTTGAACGAACAGATCGAACAGCTGAACCATCAGATTGCCGATCTGCAACAGCAGTCGTTGGATCGCGAAGACGTGATCAAGCGATTCGAACAAGCACAGATCGCGCACGAAGCCGAAATCGAACAACTGACCGAAACGCTGGATGCCCAAGCATCCGCGACGGACCAGTCCGCAAGCCAAAACGCCAAGCTGATCGCGGAACTGCGACAAGAGACCGAAACATTGCGTTTGGCCAGCGAAGCCGCCGAACAATCGCTGAAGGAAACACAGTCCGACCTGGTCGCGCGATGCGAAGACTTGGACACCCTGCGTATCGAACGAGACGAATTCGCCCGCAAGACGACCGAGCGAGACCAGCGGATCGAAGAACTAGACGAACAATTGCAGATCGCCGCATCGGCCCAAGCCGAGCGTGACGAACTGGCCACCGACCTGGAAGCCGCCGCCAGCACGTTGGCACAGCAGCGAGAACTGCTGTCCAGCCGTGAAGCGGAAATCGAAAGGCTGAAGTCGCAGTTCAACGAACTGCAGGATCAGCACAGCATGATCACCGATCAGGCGACTCACATTTCCAGCGAACGTGAAACGTTGACCAAGGCGATTGCCGAACGAGACGATTTCATCGGCAAACTGAAGACTCAGTTCAACACACTGGAAGATCAGTTCAACGAACTGCAAGACCAGCACAGTTTGGTTACCGACCAGGCGTCTCACATTTCCAGCGAACGCGAAACGCTGACCAAGGCGATTGCCGAACGAGACGACTTCATCGGCAAACTGAAAGCTCAGGTCGACGAACTGTCACCGCTGCGAGATGAACTTTCGCAAATCGCGATCGTGTTGGGCGAACAAAAAACGGTCAACCAACAACGCGTCGAACAAATTGGTGACCAGAAGAACGAAATCGATCGCCAACGGGGTGAACTTGAAACCCTGCGAAGCCAACTGGAATCGATGGCCGAACTGCAACAGGAACTGGACCAGCATCGTCCGCTGCGTGCAGAACTGGACAAGATGTCCCAGCAGCATTCCGCCGAATCCGAACGAGCGGCACAGCTTGAACAGCAACTGACGCAGCAATTGGCCGAGATCGAAAAACTGCGAACCGATACTCAGCTGCTAGACGACACCAAGCAACAGCTTGCTGCGGCTCAGCAGAAACTGGCCCAGACATCCGAACAAGTCAACCAGATTGTCAGCCAACGCGACAGCTTGGCTCAATCGCGGGACGAACTGGAAACCTTGGTCACCGATCTGCGTGCCCAACTTACCGCCCACGCCGACCAGCTGAAAAAAGCCGAGGCGACGATGACGTCCTATGCCGATCAGCTGAAGAAAGCTGACGCGCAGATGGCTGCCCAAGCAGAACAGTTGAAGCGGGCCGACGAACTGATGTCTTCGCAAGACCAGCAATTGCAAAAGGCCGATGCCACGATGATGTCGCAGGCCGAACAACTGCAGAAGGCCGATGCCGCGATCGCAGCCCAAAAGGCCCAGCACACGCTATCGTTCACTCAGCTGAAACAGCAGATGCAGTCCCAATCGGAAACGGTCGAAGACGTTCGCAAACAATTGCAAACCAAGACCCAACAGCACGAAGCCGCCGTTGCCGACTTGGCCAAACTGAACCAAACGTTGGACGCCCAACGATCCAACATCACGAAACTGGCGTCTCAGGTCAAAGCGGCCCAGCAGCTGCGTCCACAGAACCAAGCGATGCAAGAACGCATCGACGATCTGATGGATCACCTGAAACGTGTCAGCGCCGAACACGAAGATTCGTTGGAGGCCAACGCAAAAGCACTGGGCCGAATCCGAGATCTGGAAAACGACCTGCACGATCATGCGTCCAAGATCCGCGACCTACGCCGCGAGCGTGGTTCGATCGCCGGACTGGATCAGTCCAACGAAGGCCCGCAAATCCGCCGCGCGGCCTAA
- the mnmA gene encoding tRNA 2-thiouridine(34) synthase MnmA has translation MARIVLAMSGGVDSSVAAHLLMDAGHEVIGVFMRHGEESAAVCRVDDTGKSTSLPVLAGAATSAGDGLRADHKQGCCTASDAADARRVAAKMGIPFYALDLTDDFRRIVDYFVDDYLDGRTPNPCVRCNQWIKFGRLFDYADDVDAEFVATGHYAQMQNVDGVNQLHRGLDSSKDQSYALFGIRPDRLDRMMLPVGGFEKTRIREIAEGLKMGVAGKKDSQEICFVTQGHHSDFVRARAPQRSADTGGEIVTVDGKVVGTHQGYEAFTVGQRKKLGVAMGEPYFVVRIEPKTRQVVIGKKEHLSKPGLVADEANWLVPIDQLPQRVSVQIRYNGSPKPGTLTVVPRDPNRFEVHFDEPELAVAPGQAAVVYDETRVLGGGWIT, from the coding sequence ATGGCTCGGATCGTTCTCGCGATGAGTGGAGGCGTTGATTCCAGCGTCGCTGCGCACCTGCTTATGGACGCCGGCCACGAGGTCATCGGCGTTTTCATGCGTCATGGCGAAGAATCGGCGGCTGTGTGTCGGGTCGATGACACCGGAAAATCGACCAGCCTGCCTGTGTTGGCCGGCGCCGCGACCTCCGCCGGCGACGGACTGCGGGCGGACCACAAACAGGGCTGCTGCACCGCTTCGGACGCCGCCGACGCTCGCCGAGTCGCGGCCAAGATGGGAATCCCATTCTACGCACTGGATTTGACCGACGATTTCCGCCGAATCGTGGACTACTTTGTCGACGACTACTTGGATGGGCGGACGCCCAATCCCTGTGTACGGTGCAATCAATGGATCAAATTCGGCCGCCTGTTCGACTATGCCGACGACGTGGATGCCGAATTTGTGGCCACCGGTCATTACGCGCAGATGCAGAACGTCGACGGCGTGAACCAGCTGCACCGCGGCCTGGATTCCAGCAAAGACCAATCGTACGCCCTGTTCGGAATTCGCCCGGATCGGCTCGATCGCATGATGTTGCCGGTGGGCGGATTCGAGAAAACTCGCATCCGCGAGATCGCCGAAGGGTTGAAGATGGGCGTGGCCGGAAAAAAAGACAGCCAAGAGATCTGCTTTGTCACCCAGGGGCACCACAGCGATTTTGTCCGTGCCCGTGCTCCCCAGCGATCGGCCGATACCGGTGGCGAAATCGTGACGGTCGATGGAAAAGTGGTCGGCACCCATCAAGGGTACGAAGCATTCACGGTCGGCCAGCGAAAGAAGTTGGGGGTCGCGATGGGGGAACCGTATTTTGTGGTTCGCATCGAACCGAAAACCCGACAGGTCGTGATCGGCAAGAAAGAACACCTTTCCAAGCCGGGATTGGTCGCCGACGAAGCCAATTGGCTGGTGCCCATCGACCAACTGCCCCAGCGGGTATCCGTCCAGATCCGGTACAACGGGTCGCCCAAACCGGGCACCCTGACGGTCGTCCCCCGCGATCCCAATCGGTTCGAAGTCCACTTTGACGAACCCGAATTGGCGGTCGCCCCCGGTCAAGCCGCAGTGGTGTATGACGAAACCCGAGTCCTAGGTGGCGGCTGGATCACCTGA
- the prfB gene encoding peptide chain release factor 2 (programmed frameshift), giving the protein MDAELVQRSKEIRQRLKQLGDSLDYSAKVEQGKAIELKMGQPGFWDDNESAQKTVSQLKALKVIVGPMNELTQSAEDLAALFEMAQEDDSIVGEVASEIARLEQILDDLELKALLNGANDSAGAILSINARDGGTDANDWADMLLRMYSAWAVGNEFKIELLDRQDNDEAGIKNATIAVRGPMAYGYLKGEEGDHRLVRISPFNSEGKRQTSFAAVSVSPEIDDSFEVEIDEKDVRIDTYRAGGAGGQHVNKTDSAIRLTHVPTNTVVQCQNERSQHQNKATAWKMLRAKLARIEEERREAEDARKYETQARTGFGSQIRNYFLHPDQRVKDARTGHYVGNFNSVMDGSELQGFLDSFLRLKAGKIDAAD; this is encoded by the exons ATGGATGCTGAACTGGTTCAACGCAGCAAAGAGATTCGCCAGCGTCTAAAACAGCTCGGAGACTCTCTT GACTACTCTGCCAAAGTAGAACAAGGCAAAGCGATCGAGCTGAAAATGGGTCAGCCCGGATTCTGGGACGATAACGAATCGGCCCAGAAAACGGTCTCGCAGCTGAAGGCGTTGAAAGTCATCGTCGGACCGATGAACGAACTGACCCAGTCGGCCGAGGACCTGGCCGCGCTTTTCGAAATGGCTCAAGAAGACGATTCGATCGTCGGCGAAGTGGCCTCCGAAATCGCTCGCTTGGAACAGATTCTGGACGACCTGGAATTGAAGGCCCTGTTGAACGGTGCCAACGATTCGGCGGGGGCCATTCTGTCGATCAACGCCCGCGATGGCGGTACCGATGCGAACGATTGGGCTGATATGCTGTTGCGGATGTATTCGGCTTGGGCGGTCGGGAACGAGTTCAAGATCGAACTTTTGGATCGTCAGGACAACGACGAGGCTGGCATCAAGAACGCCACGATCGCCGTCCGCGGGCCGATGGCCTACGGCTACCTGAAAGGCGAAGAGGGCGATCATCGGTTGGTCCGAATCAGCCCCTTCAACAGCGAAGGTAAGCGGCAAACCAGTTTCGCTGCGGTCAGCGTGTCGCCCGAAATCGATGATTCGTTCGAAGTCGAAATCGACGAAAAGGACGTGCGCATCGATACCTATCGTGCGGGTGGCGCCGGTGGGCAACACGTGAACAAGACCGACAGTGCGATCCGGTTAACCCACGTGCCAACCAATACCGTCGTCCAGTGCCAGAACGAACGTAGCCAGCACCAGAATAAAGCCACAGCATGGAAAATGTTGCGGGCCAAGTTGGCGCGTATCGAAGAGGAACGTCGCGAAGCCGAGGATGCTCGGAAATACGAAACCCAGGCTAGGACGGGGTTCGGAAGCCAAATCCGAAACTACTTCTTGCACCCCGACCAACGGGTCAAGGATGCGCGAACCGGCCACTACGTCGGCAACTTCAATAGCGTCATGGACGGCAGCGAGTTGCAGGGGTTCCTGGATTCGTTCTTGCGATTGAAAGCTGGCAAGATCGACGCGGCCGATTGA
- a CDS encoding S8 family peptidase produces the protein MKRPVRTKLRINDDLEAIPGKIEPCEARLALSASLAGELLLEALGGNVDMDNQPSAADDMATCVPASIPASAGDNSIAFSTQSQSSVASADSIALGASPATDPASSLLDQAADLQASRGLSGAGQTVAVIDSGVAWDHVALGGGYGPGYRVVGGWDFAENDSNPYDDGPAGFHGTHVSGLLAGSTDGFTGVAPGADIVALRVFDDTGSSELEWIESALQWVHENQDTFESPITTINLSVGAALSDANRSIAMGMLEDEFALLRQDGILVFAASGNFFDGGEGSEGVLYPASSPSVIPVSSVDSDGDLSDFAQRESGIFAAQGRSVLSSVPDHVFGWDGKVDDFASLDGTSMASPQAAGASMLVREAMIAEGLTPTANDVLTRMQNASVEHTDAVTGQTYRTLNLAAAVGNVNITDVDPGGGTDGEGESQTPESTTPLTIDRFDGSNEHEEIELDLRDGITLRVGGATYRIDPTNATSDIVIDVGGGNDSLSILGSSAAERLIMHPGAMGTSTLSTNDFTIQLRGFEDVTFNGGGGPDRASLFDSAGSDTLQSHPGEATLEGIGFQFNVIGVPSVFVHATAGGNDTAFLHDSAGDDSLSVRPQFTSLRSDDSFQLAYGFERVYAYATSGGNDSAEMYDSLGDDTMSVSSGRSIITGPGYHVSASGFESTVGHATAGGNDVANIYADGEGSNWETAPDRIQWTGQDGAVRIARGFERNEAFENFQPIELIPLSTGQSPIADWMDDPKIRAARDSEAARSVFAALGDE, from the coding sequence ATGAAACGCCCCGTACGCACGAAGCTAAGAATCAACGACGATCTGGAAGCGATTCCCGGAAAGATCGAACCGTGCGAAGCTCGCCTAGCACTCTCTGCTTCGCTGGCTGGGGAACTGTTGCTAGAAGCTCTTGGCGGCAACGTCGACATGGATAATCAGCCGTCTGCTGCGGACGACATGGCGACCTGCGTCCCGGCATCGATTCCGGCTTCGGCAGGTGACAACAGCATCGCATTTTCGACTCAGTCGCAATCCTCTGTTGCGTCCGCTGACTCGATTGCATTGGGGGCCAGTCCCGCAACCGACCCCGCATCGTCATTGCTGGACCAGGCGGCCGATTTACAAGCCAGCCGCGGACTTTCAGGAGCCGGCCAAACCGTTGCCGTGATCGACAGCGGTGTGGCCTGGGATCACGTCGCATTGGGTGGCGGATACGGCCCCGGGTATCGCGTGGTGGGCGGATGGGACTTTGCCGAAAACGATTCAAACCCCTATGACGACGGTCCCGCTGGATTTCACGGCACCCATGTTTCCGGTTTGTTGGCAGGCAGCACAGATGGATTCACCGGAGTCGCACCTGGCGCCGACATCGTTGCGCTTCGCGTTTTTGATGACACCGGATCCAGCGAACTGGAATGGATCGAATCCGCGTTGCAGTGGGTCCACGAAAACCAAGACACGTTCGAATCTCCCATCACAACGATCAATCTATCGGTCGGTGCGGCGTTGTCCGATGCCAACCGAAGCATCGCGATGGGGATGTTGGAAGACGAGTTTGCGTTGTTGCGTCAGGACGGCATCCTGGTCTTTGCCGCCTCGGGAAACTTCTTTGACGGCGGCGAAGGATCCGAGGGCGTTCTGTACCCTGCGTCTAGCCCATCCGTCATCCCGGTTTCATCCGTCGATTCGGATGGCGACCTCAGCGATTTTGCACAACGAGAGTCCGGCATCTTTGCGGCTCAGGGACGATCCGTTCTAAGCTCTGTGCCCGATCATGTGTTCGGCTGGGATGGCAAAGTCGACGACTTCGCAAGCCTGGATGGAACCAGCATGGCATCGCCCCAAGCGGCGGGTGCATCGATGTTGGTCCGTGAAGCGATGATTGCCGAAGGGCTGACGCCGACGGCCAATGATGTGCTGACGCGGATGCAAAACGCGTCGGTGGAACATACCGATGCGGTTACCGGCCAAACTTACCGAACGCTGAACCTAGCCGCGGCGGTCGGCAACGTGAATATCACGGATGTGGATCCCGGCGGCGGGACCGACGGCGAGGGAGAATCGCAGACCCCAGAGTCCACCACCCCGCTGACGATTGATCGATTCGACGGTTCCAACGAACACGAAGAAATCGAGCTAGACCTGCGTGACGGCATTACCCTGCGAGTCGGCGGTGCGACCTATCGCATCGATCCCACCAATGCCACATCCGACATCGTGATCGACGTCGGCGGCGGAAACGATTCTCTTTCGATCTTGGGCAGCAGTGCGGCCGAGCGGCTGATCATGCACCCTGGGGCGATGGGCACCAGCACTTTATCGACGAACGATTTCACGATTCAACTACGTGGATTCGAAGACGTCACATTCAACGGTGGCGGTGGCCCGGACCGCGCGTCTCTGTTCGATTCGGCCGGTTCTGACACGCTTCAATCCCACCCCGGCGAGGCAACGCTGGAAGGCATCGGATTTCAGTTCAACGTGATCGGCGTGCCCAGCGTGTTCGTGCATGCAACCGCAGGCGGCAACGACACTGCGTTTTTGCACGACAGTGCCGGCGATGATTCGTTGTCGGTCCGGCCCCAGTTCACCAGTTTGCGAAGCGACGATTCGTTTCAATTGGCTTACGGCTTTGAACGCGTCTATGCCTACGCCACATCGGGCGGAAACGACAGCGCCGAAATGTACGACTCGCTCGGCGACGACACGATGAGCGTTTCGAGCGGACGATCGATCATCACCGGTCCCGGATACCACGTCAGCGCCAGCGGATTCGAGTCCACCGTCGGTCACGCTACCGCGGGCGGCAATGACGTGGCCAACATCTATGCCGACGGCGAGGGTTCCAACTGGGAAACGGCTCCTGACCGAATCCAGTGGACAGGGCAAGATGGCGCCGTTCGCATCGCTCGCGGCTTCGAACGAAACGAGGCCTTCGAAAACTTCCAACCGATCGAACTGATCCCACTTTCCACCGGCCAGTCGCCGATCGCCGACTGGATGGACGATCCGAAAATCCGTGCCGCTCGCGATTCCGAAGCCGCCCGGTCCGTGTTCGCTGCACTGGGCGACGAATAA